One Aciduliprofundum boonei T469 genomic region harbors:
- a CDS encoding Ig-like domain-containing protein: MSQKEFKDHRRRGVLFYIALLALLLAPIANFSHAANPAPEISITIPSSHTIGNYTFIHGNVSVDVNITGNFTYADFYLDGQFISQFNQSDNIVNENGTNYTYTTYHYFWDTFYTGEGPHIVKVEAHYPSGEVSLSKTYYVDNHVPVASIQVNNSGILKGVQELNITVKDPFYSISSGIWKVNLYIDNDKVYNHTLTEISSFYAFPYIWDTEKYRDGHHNITVQVWDNAGNEANYIFTYLVDNHPPSVAIISNLYLKGIATLNVSVSDNVSGIGKVQFFIDGNLTYTAYHYPYLFIWNTENYTDGKHLISVIVYDKAGNKNSASVYVIVDNTPPVIKLLSPKPSGNGTLSGNVEIKIKGTDDVTGMASIKLYIDNYFVANGTNSIDYEWNTTRYFNGLHRLTIIASDKIGNVAMYDYNFTIYNRPHPPTLTITSPENNTLFGTNVVKVKWTSTGPLEYYEIKVDNTQYIKTMNESYQVSLADGNHTFYVKAVFKGGKTITKEVMFRIDTTPPEILELLGSYHFIKPGTINFTVKDASPIQVFIYVAQGNQWVLYNQGNSTHWTIKIDKQGNYQFKIVAVDEVQNTQERVIQVSYSIPPPPQREKVRGSPFMHLLLYPMLMLILAIIAVVVLMRQLKKKKRKRESEESLSPKERAVLDEIMAYIGENEGAKRGDVIKDVSNRMGITEDEVGVMLDFAKDHYLVNERVDTDGVIRVYPLEKLQGTLQTEEAPSGEEGGKKKHLLKRR, translated from the coding sequence ATGAGCCAAAAAGAGTTCAAGGATCATCGGAGGAGGGGCGTTTTATTTTACATTGCCTTACTTGCCTTGCTCCTTGCTCCGATAGCGAACTTCAGCCATGCAGCTAATCCAGCACCAGAAATCAGCATAACCATACCTTCTTCACACACGATAGGCAACTACACATTCATACACGGGAATGTTAGCGTGGATGTCAATATCACGGGCAATTTCACCTATGCGGACTTCTATCTGGATGGGCAATTCATCTCTCAATTCAACCAGAGCGATAACATCGTGAATGAGAACGGCACGAATTACACTTACACCACCTACCACTATTTTTGGGATACCTTCTACACGGGAGAAGGGCCACACATCGTAAAGGTGGAAGCCCATTATCCCTCTGGGGAGGTATCCCTCTCAAAAACCTACTATGTGGATAACCATGTTCCCGTTGCCAGCATACAGGTAAATAACTCTGGCATTCTCAAAGGAGTGCAGGAATTGAACATAACCGTTAAGGACCCCTTCTATTCCATATCCTCTGGAATATGGAAGGTAAATCTTTACATAGACAACGATAAGGTTTATAACCACACTCTAACGGAAATATCCTCATTCTACGCATTCCCGTACATCTGGGACACGGAGAAATATAGGGATGGACATCACAACATAACCGTTCAAGTGTGGGACAATGCGGGAAATGAAGCCAATTACATATTCACCTACTTGGTAGATAACCACCCACCGAGCGTGGCTATCATAAGCAATCTTTATCTCAAGGGAATAGCCACCTTGAATGTATCCGTATCTGACAATGTTAGCGGTATAGGAAAGGTTCAATTCTTCATAGATGGAAACCTCACATACACCGCATATCATTATCCATACCTATTCATTTGGAACACGGAAAACTACACGGATGGTAAGCACCTGATAAGCGTAATCGTGTATGATAAAGCAGGGAACAAGAACTCTGCGAGCGTGTATGTCATCGTGGATAACACTCCACCCGTGATAAAGCTCCTTTCTCCCAAGCCCTCTGGCAACGGAACTTTGAGCGGTAATGTGGAGATAAAAATCAAGGGAACGGACGATGTCACGGGCATGGCTTCAATCAAGCTCTACATAGACAATTACTTCGTTGCCAACGGCACAAATTCCATAGATTACGAGTGGAACACTACAAGGTATTTCAACGGGCTACACAGATTGACGATAATAGCAAGTGATAAGATAGGCAATGTGGCTATGTATGATTACAATTTCACGATTTACAACAGGCCACATCCACCCACTTTAACCATAACCTCTCCAGAGAACAACACGCTCTTTGGCACGAATGTAGTTAAGGTTAAATGGACATCCACGGGGCCTCTGGAGTATTACGAAATCAAGGTAGATAACACTCAATACATCAAGACGATGAACGAATCTTACCAAGTGAGTTTAGCGGATGGAAACCATACCTTCTATGTCAAGGCAGTTTTCAAGGGTGGAAAGACGATAACAAAGGAAGTAATGTTTAGAATAGATACCACTCCACCAGAGATTTTGGAATTGCTCGGTTCTTACCACTTCATAAAACCGGGAACTATCAATTTCACGGTCAAGGACGCTTCACCGATACAAGTGTTCATCTATGTGGCACAGGGAAATCAATGGGTTCTCTACAACCAAGGCAACTCTACGCATTGGACTATAAAGATAGACAAGCAAGGAAACTACCAATTCAAAATCGTGGCAGTAGATGAAGTCCAGAACACACAGGAAAGAGTGATACAGGTATCATACAGCATTCCACCACCACCGCAGAGGGAGAAGGTAAGGGGTTCTCCATTCATGCACCTTCTCCTCTATCCGATGTTAATGCTTATCCTCGCTATCATAGCGGTGGTGGTTTTGATGAGGCAGTTAAAGAAGAAAAAGAGAAAGAGGGAGAGCGAGGAAAGCCTATCTCCGAAGGAGAGGGCCGTGCTGGACGAGATAATGGCATACATAGGAGAGAATGAAGGAGCGAAAAGGGGTGATGTCATAAAGGATGTGAGCAACAGGATGGGCATAACTGAGGATGAAGTAGGAGTTATGCTGGACTTTGCGAAAGACCACTATTTAGTGAATGAGAGAGTAGATACGGACGGGGTAATCAGGGTTTATCCATTAGAGAAATTGCAGGGAACTTTGCAGACAGAGGAAGCCCCGTCGGGAGAAGAAGGAGGAAAGAAAAAGCACCTGCTAAAAAGGAGGTGA
- a CDS encoding 50S ribosomal protein L41e — MKRSSRSWKKRGKMRWKWRKKRMRRLMRQRRANKS, encoded by the coding sequence ATGAAGAGGAGTTCAAGAAGCTGGAAAAAACGCGGAAAGATGCGCTGGAAATGGAGAAAAAAGAGAATGCGCCGCTTGATGAGGCAGAGGCGCGCAAATAAGAGCTGA
- a CDS encoding CDP-2,3-bis-(O-geranylgeranyl)-sn-glycerol synthase, which produces MFTFTITTMMNALAQVIAALWLMLPAYIPNSAAVIFKGKTPMDFGKNFWDGRRILGKGKTWRGFFGGALTGMAVGTVQNFLSLYLPQNYFPQFSSDMSFIGILACLSFGAMLGDSFGSFIKRRLGIKSGGRAFLLDQLTFVFIAWLFTYIFYPEFFVFAFGNIPAVVTILLLTPLIHRTVNIIAYKMGKKPVPW; this is translated from the coding sequence ATGTTTACTTTCACGATTACCACTATGATGAACGCTCTTGCTCAAGTGATTGCTGCACTCTGGCTTATGCTTCCTGCATATATACCCAACTCTGCAGCCGTGATCTTCAAGGGAAAGACGCCTATGGATTTTGGTAAGAATTTCTGGGATGGGCGGAGAATTTTGGGCAAGGGTAAAACATGGCGTGGATTCTTTGGAGGGGCGCTAACAGGAATGGCTGTAGGTACAGTACAAAATTTCTTATCGTTGTATCTTCCTCAAAATTACTTTCCTCAATTCTCATCGGATATGTCCTTTATAGGTATTTTAGCATGTTTGTCTTTTGGAGCAATGCTTGGGGACTCTTTTGGTTCATTTATAAAGAGAAGGTTGGGAATAAAGAGTGGGGGCAGAGCATTTCTGTTAGATCAGCTCACATTTGTATTCATAGCATGGCTATTTACCTATATATTTTACCCTGAATTCTTCGTATTTGCATTTGGAAACATACCTGCTGTGGTAACAATATTGCTCTTAACGCCATTGATTCATAGAACTGTAAACATAATTGCATATAAAATGGGAAAGAAACCTGTACCATGGTAA
- a CDS encoding metallophosphoesterase, translating into MLAIISDIHGNLPALKVVLERIEDADIILCAGDLVGYNPWPNEVIWEIRKRKIPCIRGNHDRAVIYDSYFRFNPYAATAASWTRNKLTKENMEYLYSLKDHLILDIEGKRIALHHGAPFDEDRYIYPDEATGELLEYDNADLLILGHTHVPFVNVFERGVIINPGSVGQPRDGDPRASYALVDLKNKKYEIKRVEYPIDEVYNKIIEEGLPTFLGERLYIGY; encoded by the coding sequence ATGCTCGCTATCATATCAGACATACACGGGAATCTTCCCGCCTTGAAAGTTGTACTTGAGAGAATCGAAGACGCAGATATAATTTTATGTGCGGGGGACCTTGTGGGATACAATCCCTGGCCCAATGAAGTGATATGGGAAATAAGAAAAAGAAAAATTCCTTGCATCAGGGGAAATCATGATAGAGCGGTCATTTATGATAGTTACTTTAGATTCAATCCGTACGCTGCAACTGCGGCTTCCTGGACTAGGAATAAATTGACAAAAGAGAATATGGAATATCTCTACTCCCTTAAAGACCATCTAATTTTAGATATCGAAGGCAAAAGAATTGCATTGCATCATGGTGCTCCTTTTGATGAGGACCGTTATATCTATCCCGATGAAGCCACTGGGGAGCTTTTGGAGTATGATAACGCTGATCTTCTGATTTTAGGACATACCCATGTACCCTTTGTAAATGTTTTTGAGAGGGGAGTAATAATCAATCCGGGAAGTGTTGGGCAGCCAAGAGATGGAGATCCCCGTGCCTCCTATGCCCTTGTGGATTTGAAAAATAAAAAATACGAGATAAAGAGAGTTGAATATCCAATAGATGAAGTCTACAACAAAATTATAGAAGAGGGTTTGCCTACGTTCTTGGGCGAGAGATTGTACATTGGCTACTAG
- a CDS encoding TIGR00266 family protein, whose translation MKTEILHKPAFAELKVYLSPGERIVAEAGAMVYMSPTIGVETTTKGGFMKGVLRKMLSGQTLFMNTYYAQSEGGYVVFAPSLPGDIIKIEVTQPIYISDTNYLASTELEFGVKFTGFKGIFTPGGMFWFKVSGIGKAWIAAYGGIDMLQLGPGERLLIDNIHLAAFDASMNFTLRKFGKLKSFLFGGEYILTEFVGPGRVWIQSRNLPVFANLLYRYMPKKD comes from the coding sequence ATGAAAACTGAGATTTTGCACAAACCTGCATTTGCAGAGTTGAAAGTGTATTTGTCTCCAGGGGAGAGAATAGTTGCAGAGGCTGGTGCTATGGTTTACATGTCTCCCACCATAGGGGTGGAAACTACCACAAAGGGCGGATTTATGAAGGGGGTTTTAAGAAAAATGCTTTCTGGACAAACTCTGTTTATGAACACTTACTACGCACAATCCGAAGGAGGATATGTGGTTTTTGCTCCAAGTTTGCCTGGTGATATAATAAAGATAGAAGTTACACAGCCTATTTACATATCCGATACTAATTACCTTGCGTCCACAGAGCTTGAATTCGGAGTGAAATTTACAGGATTTAAAGGAATTTTCACACCAGGAGGTATGTTCTGGTTCAAGGTTAGTGGAATAGGCAAAGCTTGGATAGCGGCCTACGGTGGAATAGATATGCTCCAGTTAGGTCCTGGTGAGAGATTGCTTATAGATAATATTCATTTGGCTGCTTTTGATGCGAGTATGAATTTCACATTACGGAAGTTTGGCAAGCTCAAATCTTTCCTATTTGGTGGAGAATACATATTGACAGAATTTGTTGGTCCTGGAAGAGTATGGATTCAGTCCAGAAATCTGCCTGTGTTTGCAAATTTGCTCTACAGGTATATGCCAAAGAAAGATTGA
- a CDS encoding CDC48 family AAA ATPase, translating to MEKELILRVAEAPQMDVGLGRARLDTSSRMLLGLEVGDVIEIEGKRLTAARVFRSKQEDEGRGVIRIDGHIRRNAKVTVGEKVKVRKAEPVEAQKIIIAPLIGKNQRLRFGEGIGDFIKRVLLKRPVVEGDEIVVPNITLMGRTGILFQVVKTMPSKKVVQIGVQTIVEVREEPPTEIEELLEHVTYEDIGGLKDELQKVREMIELPLKHPELFERLGIEPPKGVLLYGPPGTGKTLIAKAVANESNAHFYAINGPEIMSKFYGQSEERLREIFQNAQKNAPSIIFIDEIDSIAPKREEVTGEVERRVVAQLLTLMDGLGKRGHIIVIGATNRIDAVDPALRRPGRFDREIEIGIPDKKGRKEILQIHTRGMPIEGSPEEKDKLLEELAELTHGFVGADLAALAREAAMNALRRYLPKIDLDKPVPTEILENMKVTKEDFKEALKEIEPSVLREVMIEIPSVHWDEVGDLEEAKRILKEAVELPLKNPEAFKRMGIRASKGILLYGPPGTGKTLLAKAVATESEANFISIKGPEVMSKWVGESEKAIREIFKKAKQSSPCIVFLDEIDAIAPRRGYYGGSGVTERIVNQLLTSMDGLTTLEGVVVIAATNRPDIVDPALLRPGRIDRIVYIEPPNEEARLKILKVHTKKMPLAEDVSLEDIAMRTEFYTGADLENLCREAGMAAIRENSEKVHMKHFEEALGVVHPSLDKETIKYYESIGLELSKGVKAKKEDLGYYS from the coding sequence ATGGAAAAAGAGCTCATACTTAGAGTTGCCGAAGCACCTCAGATGGATGTGGGGTTAGGCAGAGCAAGATTGGATACTTCATCTCGTATGCTTCTTGGCTTGGAAGTTGGAGATGTAATTGAGATTGAAGGAAAAAGACTCACAGCGGCAAGGGTATTTCGCTCAAAGCAAGAAGATGAGGGTAGGGGAGTTATAAGAATTGATGGTCACATAAGAAGAAATGCTAAAGTGACTGTTGGAGAGAAGGTGAAGGTAAGAAAGGCAGAGCCCGTAGAGGCTCAAAAAATAATAATTGCCCCACTCATAGGAAAAAATCAGAGGTTGAGATTTGGCGAGGGAATAGGGGATTTTATAAAAAGGGTTCTTCTCAAGAGACCAGTGGTGGAGGGGGATGAAATAGTTGTGCCAAACATAACCCTAATGGGTAGAACTGGTATACTTTTCCAAGTTGTAAAGACTATGCCCTCTAAGAAAGTTGTACAGATTGGAGTGCAAACAATAGTGGAAGTTAGAGAAGAGCCGCCAACCGAGATTGAAGAACTCTTGGAGCATGTAACCTACGAGGATATTGGAGGGCTCAAAGATGAACTTCAAAAGGTAAGGGAGATGATTGAACTACCATTGAAGCATCCAGAACTATTTGAGAGATTAGGTATTGAACCTCCCAAAGGTGTTCTACTCTATGGCCCTCCAGGAACGGGCAAGACTCTAATCGCAAAGGCAGTTGCTAATGAGAGCAATGCCCATTTCTATGCAATTAATGGACCTGAAATAATGAGCAAGTTCTATGGCCAGAGCGAAGAGAGATTGAGGGAAATATTCCAGAACGCGCAGAAAAATGCTCCGAGCATAATATTCATAGACGAGATTGACTCCATAGCCCCGAAGAGGGAGGAAGTCACAGGGGAAGTTGAGCGCAGGGTTGTTGCCCAGCTTTTGACTCTCATGGATGGATTGGGCAAAAGAGGGCATATCATAGTTATAGGCGCTACGAACAGAATTGATGCTGTAGACCCAGCATTACGCAGACCCGGAAGGTTTGATAGAGAGATTGAGATAGGCATACCTGATAAGAAAGGAAGGAAAGAGATTTTGCAGATTCATACTAGGGGGATGCCGATAGAGGGCTCACCTGAAGAAAAAGATAAGTTGCTGGAAGAACTTGCGGAATTAACTCATGGCTTTGTAGGTGCTGATTTGGCAGCTCTTGCAAGGGAAGCAGCTATGAACGCTCTACGCAGATATTTACCAAAAATTGATCTTGATAAGCCAGTGCCTACAGAAATTTTGGAAAATATGAAAGTCACAAAAGAAGATTTCAAAGAAGCTTTAAAGGAAATTGAACCAAGCGTGCTTAGAGAGGTTATGATTGAAATACCTTCTGTTCACTGGGATGAGGTTGGAGATTTAGAAGAGGCGAAGAGAATACTCAAAGAGGCTGTAGAGCTTCCGCTTAAAAATCCAGAGGCTTTCAAGAGGATGGGCATAAGGGCCTCCAAAGGTATTTTGCTCTACGGTCCTCCTGGCACGGGCAAAACCCTATTAGCCAAGGCTGTGGCTACTGAAAGTGAAGCAAATTTCATAAGTATAAAAGGTCCTGAAGTTATGAGCAAGTGGGTAGGTGAGAGCGAGAAGGCAATAAGAGAGATCTTCAAGAAGGCAAAACAATCCTCGCCCTGCATAGTTTTTCTCGATGAGATAGATGCAATTGCACCTAGGCGGGGATATTACGGAGGTTCTGGAGTGACTGAGAGAATTGTAAATCAACTCTTAACATCTATGGATGGGTTAACTACTCTTGAAGGGGTGGTGGTAATCGCAGCTACGAATCGTCCCGATATTGTAGATCCTGCATTGCTCAGGCCTGGGAGGATAGATAGAATTGTGTATATAGAGCCACCAAACGAAGAAGCGAGATTGAAGATACTAAAGGTGCATACTAAAAAGATGCCATTGGCAGAGGATGTGTCTCTGGAAGATATAGCTATGCGCACAGAATTCTATACAGGAGCAGATTTGGAGAATCTATGCAGGGAGGCGGGAATGGCTGCAATAAGGGAGAATAGCGAGAAGGTACATATGAAACATTTTGAAGAGGCTTTAGGGGTAGTACATCCTTCCTTGGATAAAGAAACAATAAAATACTACGAAAGCATTGGGTTAGAATTGAGTAAGGGTGTTAAAGCCAAGAAGGAGGATTTGGGCTATTACTCGTGA
- a CDS encoding PRC-barrel domain-containing protein: MKKFVTELRGKTAMTDEGMILGTIDNFVIDTDTGKIMHMLIIPAEDFDARGFKKDAQGRLIMPFQAMRSVRDVVVLTLKK; the protein is encoded by the coding sequence ATGAAGAAGTTCGTAACAGAATTGAGAGGCAAAACCGCTATGACGGATGAGGGAATGATCCTTGGCACTATTGATAATTTTGTGATTGATACGGATACAGGAAAAATAATGCATATGCTGATAATACCCGCAGAGGATTTTGATGCAAGAGGCTTTAAAAAAGATGCTCAAGGCAGACTTATAATGCCGTTCCAAGCTATGCGTTCTGTTAGGGATGTAGTGGTGCTTACACTCAAAAAATAA
- the prf1 gene encoding peptide chain release factor aRF-1 — translation MDTEEARKNYEFRRYLEELEKYEGRGTELISVYIPPKRPISDVIAYLRDEYGTSANIKSKTTRKNVMSAIESIMSRLKYFKMPPPNGLVVFVGHVIKRGDQTEMVSYVLEPPEPVQSFIYKCDSKFYLEPLKAMLGEKDIYGLLVIDRKEATIGFLKGTRIEVVKHLDSMVPSKHHQGGQSSRRFERLIELAVHEFFKKVGDKANEVFLAEEKLKGILVGGPGGTKDSFLKGDYLHHELKKKIIEVFDVGYTDEYGLHELVEKASTTLKNLEVFKERQLLGRFFREIRKPDGGLAVYGEKEVREALERGAVDVLLISDSLRKYRITWRCPQCGKEVKETIKGEIPEKICPDCGIPMDIVEKKDLIEEYYDIAEQFNTQVELISNESEEGKIFAKAFGGIAAILRYK, via the coding sequence ATGGATACGGAGGAAGCAAGGAAAAACTATGAATTTCGGCGTTACTTAGAAGAATTGGAGAAGTACGAGGGTAGAGGTACAGAGCTCATCTCAGTTTATATACCCCCCAAGAGACCCATATCTGATGTAATCGCCTATTTGAGAGACGAGTATGGAACATCTGCAAATATCAAAAGCAAGACCACGAGAAAGAATGTTATGAGTGCCATTGAAAGCATCATGTCCCGTTTAAAGTATTTCAAAATGCCTCCTCCCAATGGATTAGTAGTGTTCGTAGGGCATGTTATAAAAAGAGGTGACCAGACTGAGATGGTCTCTTATGTGTTAGAGCCACCAGAGCCGGTGCAATCTTTCATATACAAATGTGATTCTAAATTCTATCTAGAGCCTTTAAAAGCCATGCTTGGTGAGAAGGATATCTATGGTTTACTTGTTATAGACAGAAAAGAGGCCACAATCGGATTTTTAAAAGGAACGAGAATTGAGGTAGTTAAGCATCTTGACAGCATGGTTCCAAGCAAGCATCATCAAGGTGGGCAATCATCGCGAAGGTTTGAAAGGTTGATTGAGCTAGCTGTCCACGAGTTTTTCAAGAAAGTTGGAGATAAAGCTAACGAGGTGTTTCTTGCAGAGGAAAAATTAAAAGGCATATTGGTAGGAGGCCCTGGAGGAACGAAAGATTCATTTCTCAAAGGAGATTACTTACACCACGAATTAAAGAAGAAAATAATAGAGGTGTTCGATGTAGGCTATACTGATGAATATGGGCTACACGAGCTTGTAGAAAAGGCTTCCACCACATTAAAAAATTTAGAGGTGTTTAAAGAGAGACAACTGCTAGGGAGGTTTTTCAGGGAAATTAGAAAGCCAGATGGAGGCTTAGCAGTTTATGGGGAGAAGGAAGTACGAGAGGCATTGGAGCGTGGGGCTGTAGATGTTCTTCTCATCTCTGATAGTCTAAGAAAATACAGGATCACTTGGAGATGTCCGCAGTGCGGTAAAGAGGTGAAAGAAACTATAAAAGGCGAGATTCCTGAGAAAATATGTCCCGATTGTGGAATACCTATGGATATAGTGGAAAAGAAAGATTTAATTGAGGAATATTACGATATTGCAGAGCAATTTAATACTCAAGTAGAGCTAATATCAAATGAAAGCGAAGAGGGAAAAATATTTGCAAAGGCGTTTGGAGGTATCGCTGCAATTCTTCGCTATAAGTAA
- a CDS encoding archease, with amino-acid sequence MKPYEIFDHTADVGIIVRGESLEELFEKAAYGMFDIILNADKIEPAGKYKVKLSSPTLNDLFVDWLSELLYVFSTELFVMGKFDVRIKEDKNGYYLEAICWGEPYKRRKHGIKTEIKAVTYHELVVDPEKGYAKVLFDI; translated from the coding sequence GTGAAGCCTTACGAGATATTTGACCATACTGCAGATGTTGGCATAATAGTGCGTGGAGAATCCCTCGAAGAACTCTTTGAGAAGGCAGCTTATGGAATGTTTGATATAATTTTAAATGCAGATAAAATAGAGCCCGCTGGAAAGTACAAAGTTAAGCTTTCTTCCCCAACCTTGAATGATTTATTCGTTGATTGGCTCTCTGAGCTCCTTTATGTATTCTCAACTGAGCTCTTTGTAATGGGAAAATTTGATGTTAGGATAAAAGAAGATAAGAATGGATATTATCTTGAGGCAATATGCTGGGGTGAACCTTATAAAAGGAGGAAGCATGGAATAAAAACTGAGATAAAGGCGGTAACCTACCATGAATTGGTTGTGGATCCGGAGAAAGGTTATGCAAAGGTGCTTTTTGATATTTGA
- a CDS encoding HAD family hydrolase: MVNIKFMAKVKTMVHISINMDVFLDMTGTITDMESENMAFLKMCEAIGKRFNIQMDGKKIMEHILRYRKPFMENRHKEYYPIRNLIAKAIEEIVPKRLCSSDVFWIIDSYSYYHARYVKLGPGALEALKEIRNISEHMGLITDADTPYTNKVLEALGIKHFFDSITTAEDAGVGKPNPKIFKMALRHSKSNPKVYIGDSEFRDVKGAKDVGMIAIKIGNNSTEADYTVPSLKDAIKILKTLIR; the protein is encoded by the coding sequence ATGGTGAATATAAAATTTATGGCAAAGGTTAAAACGATGGTGCATATCTCCATAAATATGGATGTGTTTCTGGATATGACCGGTACCATAACCGATATGGAGAGCGAGAACATGGCCTTTTTAAAAATGTGCGAGGCCATAGGTAAAAGATTCAATATACAAATGGATGGAAAAAAAATTATGGAGCACATTTTGAGATACAGAAAGCCGTTTATGGAGAATAGACATAAAGAGTACTATCCTATAAGAAACCTCATAGCAAAGGCTATAGAAGAGATTGTACCTAAAAGATTATGCTCCTCAGATGTTTTTTGGATTATAGATTCTTACTCATACTATCATGCAAGATATGTAAAGCTTGGACCTGGTGCTTTAGAAGCATTAAAAGAGATTAGAAACATATCGGAACATATGGGGCTAATAACAGATGCCGATACCCCTTATACCAATAAAGTGTTGGAAGCTTTAGGAATAAAACATTTTTTTGATTCTATCACAACGGCAGAGGATGCTGGAGTTGGCAAACCAAACCCGAAGATTTTCAAAATGGCTTTAAGACATTCTAAGAGCAATCCTAAGGTATACATAGGAGATTCAGAGTTTAGAGATGTGAAAGGGGCTAAAGATGTGGGAATGATTGCAATAAAAATAGGAAATAATAGTACAGAGGCAGATTATACAGTTCCAAGTTTAAAAGACGCTATAAAAATATTAAAAACTCTTATTCGGTAA
- a CDS encoding response regulator transcription factor: MNGSLNVVIIDDNKELAEVIKQYLSNRGFNVKIAENARNAMSILEKSERVDVILLDLMLKDVHGLELLKSIRSHSKQVVIIIITGIKDLNTVIEAMKAGADDYLVKPFRLGELEEKINENLYKKAMEEPMQTLTADRAMEVLDTLDYSSGMLKFSFKDLNEMHRFLDMIKLRDNLKIHDVKVGEEYEVFVTIKR; the protein is encoded by the coding sequence ATGAATGGGAGCTTGAATGTTGTGATTATAGATGATAATAAAGAGTTAGCAGAAGTGATAAAGCAGTATCTATCCAACCGAGGTTTTAATGTAAAAATTGCAGAGAATGCAAGAAATGCTATGTCAATTTTGGAGAAAAGCGAGAGGGTAGATGTAATTCTTTTGGATTTGATGCTTAAAGATGTGCACGGCTTGGAGCTGCTAAAATCCATAAGGTCCCATTCTAAGCAGGTGGTTATAATAATCATCACAGGAATAAAAGATTTGAACACTGTGATAGAGGCAATGAAGGCTGGGGCAGATGATTATCTTGTAAAGCCATTTAGATTAGGAGAGCTTGAGGAGAAGATAAACGAAAATCTTTATAAGAAGGCAATGGAAGAGCCAATGCAAACACTTACAGCAGATAGGGCAATGGAAGTGTTGGATACCTTAGATTACAGCTCAGGAATGCTCAAGTTCTCATTTAAGGACTTGAATGAAATGCATAGGTTTTTGGATATGATAAAGCTTAGAGACAATTTAAAGATACATGATGTAAAGGTAGGTGAGGAATACGAAGTATTCGTCACTATTAAGAGGTAG
- a CDS encoding radical SAM protein: MYYLHIFDPWNFPLCTCPEKYSVDPYTGCEHRCIYCYITSYIPDPWRVRPKRDFLRLFERDLKKAKKLPISMSNSSDPYPKVEREKRITRGALELMKKYDFPVLVLTKSNLVERDADILSSMSSVVAITITTLDDNLAKRLEPMAPSPEKRLKALEYLVSKGVHTIVRLDPIIPTINDNILEIEHLIKALANIGVEQIISSTYKAKPDNFSRITGVFKNSAYKLREIYYQDGEIVRGIRYAPKELRFKILKNVRDLANKYGIPFSVCREGLPLNTASTCDGSHLLYV; encoded by the coding sequence GTGTATTATTTGCACATATTTGACCCGTGGAATTTTCCGCTATGCACCTGCCCGGAAAAGTACAGCGTGGACCCGTATACTGGGTGTGAGCATAGATGCATTTATTGCTACATAACCTCTTACATCCCAGATCCATGGAGAGTTCGCCCAAAGAGAGATTTTCTCAGGCTCTTTGAGAGAGATTTGAAAAAAGCAAAAAAATTACCAATCTCGATGAGCAATTCTTCAGATCCTTATCCCAAAGTGGAAAGGGAGAAAAGAATAACAAGAGGAGCTTTAGAACTTATGAAAAAATATGATTTCCCTGTATTGGTACTCACAAAATCCAATCTTGTAGAAAGAGACGCAGATATACTTTCCTCTATGAGCAGCGTGGTTGCAATAACGATTACAACCCTTGATGATAACTTGGCAAAGAGGTTAGAGCCCATGGCTCCAAGCCCGGAGAAGAGATTAAAAGCCTTAGAATATCTCGTTTCAAAGGGGGTGCATACAATAGTTAGACTCGACCCGATAATCCCAACCATAAATGATAATATACTGGAAATTGAACATTTGATTAAAGCTCTCGCTAACATAGGTGTTGAGCAAATAATAAGCTCCACATACAAGGCCAAGCCAGACAATTTCTCAAGAATAACTGGAGTGTTTAAGAACTCAGCTTACAAACTGAGAGAAATATACTACCAAGACGGGGAAATTGTAAGAGGGATTAGGTATGCTCCAAAAGAACTGAGATTTAAAATTCTAAAAAATGTGAGAGATTTGGCAAATAAATACGGCATACCTTTTTCAGTATGCAGGGAGGGGTTACCTCTCAATACCGCAAGTACTTGCGATGGTAGTCATTTGCTATATGTTTAA